In Luteimonas viscosa, the following proteins share a genomic window:
- a CDS encoding translocation/assembly module TamB domain-containing protein yields MAFRRRPRLPDDMPPEEREARIAELRERRRRRMRVLAIRSAIGTGALVLLVAALLYWLLSTFGGRDFLLARIAAALPEGTELTWSRAEGPASGPLVMHDVRYVQRSCPDVDGEAVAYGRCAVPSVLTFTARRVVLDPEITPLIGKRLRLDALDVEAATLDLPRSDEPFEMPTWPEVLPRIELPLSLESDAIRVDGLRVSSAGAPVIDIATIRGGLDARPGELMVRELVVDSDRGRFTVDGDYAPDDHYRTDLTASALLPAPFPRPRPRIGLVARGDLDAMDVAVVGHVPDPLRANLTLRGKRWTLRADSDALDPGLLSGAGEPGTPIAFSLSVDGNGGAADLEGEFTQGTLHAVLQPSKLRLEDQVLDLQPLVVDIFEGRITANGHGDFREPRAASFKLAVNARDLRFGGAPGTADPEPATPAPVIGVDADFGIAGRSDDWTATGQATIARDALDATVDFTGRGDLEQIAVETLRASMPTGTLDAAGEVAWAPALGWDMEAVLAGFDPGYFAPGWDGAVDGRLESTGVTRDDGGLDVAVEARELGGTLRRRRLGGNAMFAMQGPATGRTRTDYEGEAALTLGDSRVDASGFLRDTLELDARFAPLDLADLLPDAAGTLRGAVRARGPRNAPDIEADLTGNGLRWGGYASTTLRAQGRMPWSGGNGALVVDGSGVEAGIALDTVRIEASGAVEDLRLDARARSEALGSLALQGSARRRGANWSGELTTLQLEPTRGASWRLQAPARYAQDGGNWTLSRSCFGASDGGSLCAQADWPRRGVSFAGTQLPLALATPYLPEREGGRPWLLRGEIALDGQLRPAGGAWQGNLAVRSAEGGLRNSERARRDLLQYRNLRLDADFTPARIEASLATVLNEDGQVRARIATGWDATSPLSGEIVADTDELTWLELFSQDIVEPTGRLEANIDLAGTRAQPVLGGQARLSAFSTEVPSLGIVLEQGDVRLLAQPDGSARITGSVRSGDGLLAIEGGLNWRDTSAPLLLELTGEDVLLSDTRDLRIVADPDIELRYAAAQPLSVSGTVTVTSAMLELERLDQGASISPDVVVLDPVDPEATGASPLLLDLTLAMGDDVRLRGFGLDGTLGGSMRVRAQPGREMTGSGTLEVGGRYSAYGQKLEVTRGRLSFNGPVSDPLLDIRAEREIEAQDITAGINVTGRASAPQVQVWTDPATDESQALSYLALGRPLSNLSSNEGRQLDAASAALTAGGSMLAGQLGSRLGLDNAGVSESRALGGSVLGIGKQLSPRLYVGFGVSLLGTGQVLTLKYLLRKGFDVEIESSTLETRGSVNYRHERD; encoded by the coding sequence GTGGCCTTCCGCCGCAGGCCACGACTGCCCGACGACATGCCGCCCGAGGAACGCGAGGCGCGCATCGCCGAGTTGCGCGAACGCCGGCGCAGGCGCATGCGCGTGCTGGCGATCCGCAGCGCGATCGGGACGGGCGCGCTGGTGCTGCTCGTCGCGGCCCTGCTGTACTGGCTGCTGTCGACGTTCGGCGGTCGCGATTTCCTGCTCGCGCGCATCGCCGCCGCCCTGCCCGAAGGGACCGAGCTGACCTGGTCGCGCGCGGAAGGTCCGGCGTCCGGCCCGCTGGTGATGCACGACGTGCGCTACGTGCAGCGCAGCTGCCCCGATGTCGATGGCGAAGCCGTGGCCTACGGCCGGTGCGCCGTTCCTTCGGTCCTGACCTTCACCGCCAGGCGCGTGGTGCTCGATCCCGAAATCACGCCGCTGATCGGCAAGCGCCTGCGCCTGGACGCGCTGGACGTCGAAGCCGCCACCCTCGACCTGCCGCGCAGCGACGAGCCTTTCGAGATGCCGACCTGGCCGGAGGTGCTGCCGCGGATCGAGCTGCCGCTGTCGCTCGAATCGGACGCGATCCGGGTCGACGGGCTGCGCGTGAGCAGCGCCGGCGCGCCGGTGATCGACATCGCCACGATCCGCGGCGGGCTCGATGCGCGCCCGGGCGAACTGATGGTGCGCGAACTGGTCGTCGACAGCGATCGCGGCCGCTTCACCGTCGATGGCGACTACGCACCCGACGACCACTACCGCACCGATCTCACCGCCAGTGCCCTGCTGCCGGCGCCGTTCCCGCGCCCGCGGCCGCGCATCGGCCTGGTCGCGCGCGGCGATCTCGATGCGATGGACGTGGCCGTCGTCGGTCACGTGCCCGACCCGCTGCGCGCCAACCTCACCCTGCGCGGCAAGCGCTGGACGCTGCGCGCGGACTCGGATGCGCTCGACCCCGGCCTGCTCTCGGGCGCCGGCGAGCCGGGCACGCCGATCGCATTCTCGCTTTCCGTCGACGGCAACGGTGGTGCCGCCGACCTCGAGGGCGAGTTCACCCAGGGCACGCTGCACGCGGTGCTGCAGCCCTCGAAGCTGAGGCTCGAAGACCAGGTGCTGGACCTGCAGCCGCTGGTGGTCGACATCTTCGAGGGGCGCATCACCGCCAATGGCCATGGCGATTTCCGCGAACCGCGCGCGGCCAGCTTCAAGCTCGCGGTCAATGCGCGCGACCTGCGCTTCGGTGGCGCTCCCGGCACCGCGGACCCCGAGCCGGCCACGCCTGCGCCGGTGATCGGCGTCGATGCCGACTTCGGCATCGCCGGCCGCAGCGACGACTGGACCGCCACCGGCCAGGCGACGATCGCGCGTGATGCGCTCGATGCGACCGTCGATTTCACCGGCCGAGGCGACCTGGAGCAGATCGCGGTCGAAACCCTGCGCGCCAGCATGCCGACCGGCACGCTCGATGCCGCCGGGGAAGTTGCCTGGGCACCGGCGCTGGGCTGGGACATGGAGGCGGTGCTGGCCGGCTTCGATCCCGGCTATTTCGCCCCGGGCTGGGACGGCGCGGTCGACGGCAGGCTCGAAAGCACCGGCGTCACCCGCGACGACGGTGGCCTCGATGTCGCGGTCGAGGCGCGCGAACTGGGCGGCACGCTGCGCCGCCGTCGCCTCGGCGGCAACGCGATGTTCGCGATGCAGGGCCCGGCGACCGGCCGGACCCGCACCGACTACGAAGGCGAGGCCGCGCTGACGCTCGGCGACAGTCGCGTCGATGCGAGCGGGTTCCTGCGCGACACGCTCGAACTCGATGCGCGTTTCGCTCCGCTCGATCTCGCCGACCTGCTTCCCGACGCCGCCGGCACCCTGCGCGGCGCCGTGCGGGCGCGCGGACCGCGCAACGCACCGGACATCGAGGCGGACCTCACCGGCAACGGCCTGCGCTGGGGCGGTTACGCCTCCACCACGCTGCGCGCGCAGGGGCGGATGCCGTGGTCGGGCGGGAACGGCGCGCTGGTGGTGGACGGCAGCGGCGTCGAGGCCGGCATCGCGCTCGACACGGTGCGCATCGAGGCGAGTGGCGCGGTCGAGGACCTGCGGCTCGATGCGCGGGCGCGCAGCGAGGCGCTCGGATCGCTCGCACTGCAGGGCAGCGCGCGCCGCCGCGGCGCGAACTGGAGCGGCGAACTGACGACCCTGCAACTGGAGCCGACGCGTGGCGCGAGCTGGCGACTCCAGGCGCCTGCCCGCTACGCGCAGGACGGCGGCAACTGGACGCTCTCGCGCAGCTGTTTCGGCGCGTCCGACGGCGGCTCGCTGTGCGCCCAGGCCGACTGGCCGCGACGCGGGGTCAGCTTCGCGGGCACGCAACTGCCGCTGGCGCTCGCCACGCCCTACCTGCCCGAGCGCGAGGGCGGCCGCCCCTGGCTGCTGCGCGGCGAGATCGCTCTCGATGGCCAGCTGCGACCGGCCGGCGGCGCCTGGCAGGGCAACCTCGCCGTGCGCTCGGCCGAGGGCGGGTTGCGCAACAGCGAACGCGCGCGTCGCGACCTGCTGCAATACCGCAACCTGCGGCTCGATGCCGACTTCACGCCGGCGCGCATCGAGGCCTCGCTGGCCACCGTGCTCAACGAGGACGGCCAGGTCCGCGCGCGCATCGCCACCGGCTGGGACGCGACCTCCCCGCTGTCGGGCGAGATCGTCGCCGACACGGACGAACTGACCTGGCTGGAACTGTTCTCGCAGGACATCGTCGAGCCCACCGGGCGTCTCGAAGCCAATATCGACCTCGCCGGTACGCGCGCGCAGCCGGTGCTGGGCGGGCAGGCGCGGCTGAGCGCATTCAGTACCGAAGTGCCTTCGCTCGGCATCGTGCTCGAGCAGGGTGACGTGCGCCTGCTGGCGCAGCCCGACGGCAGTGCGCGCATCACCGGCAGCGTGCGTTCCGGCGATGGTCTGCTCGCGATCGAAGGCGGGCTCAACTGGCGCGACACCTCGGCGCCGCTGCTGCTCGAACTCACCGGCGAGGACGTGCTGCTTTCGGACACCCGCGACCTGCGCATCGTCGCCGATCCCGACATCGAACTGCGCTATGCCGCCGCGCAGCCGCTGTCGGTGTCCGGCACGGTCACGGTCACCAGCGCGATGCTGGAACTGGAGCGGCTCGACCAGGGCGCGTCGATCTCGCCCGACGTGGTGGTGCTCGATCCGGTGGACCCGGAAGCCACAGGCGCCTCGCCGTTGCTGCTCGACCTGACCCTGGCGATGGGCGACGACGTGCGGCTGCGCGGCTTCGGCCTCGATGGCACACTCGGCGGCAGCATGCGCGTGCGCGCGCAGCCCGGGCGCGAGATGACCGGCAGCGGTACGCTCGAAGTCGGTGGGCGCTACAGCGCCTACGGCCAGAAGCTGGAGGTCACCCGCGGGCGGCTGAGCTTCAACGGACCGGTATCGGACCCCCTGCTCGACATCCGCGCAGAACGCGAGATCGAGGCGCAGGACATCACCGCCGGCATCAACGTCACCGGGCGGGCCTCGGCGCCGCAGGTGCAGGTCTGGACCGACCCGGCCACCGACGAATCGCAGGCGCTGTCCTACCTCGCGCTGGGTCGCCCGCTGTCAAACCTGTCGAGCAACGAGGGCCGCCAGCTGGATGCGGCTTCCGCCGCGCTCACCGCCGGCGGCAGCATGCTGGCCGGGCAGCTCGGCTCGAGGCTGGGACTCGACAATGCCGGCGTGTCGGAATCGCGCGCGCTCGGTGGCAGCGTGCTCGGTATCGGCAAGCAGCTCTCGCCGCGGCTGTACGTCGGCTTCGGCGTCTCGCTGCTCGGCACCGGGCAGGTGCTCACCCTGAAGTACCTGCTGCGCAAGGGTTTCGACGTCGAGATCGAATCGAGCACGCTGGAGACGCGCGGCTCGGTCAACTACCGGCACGAGCGCGACTGA
- the glyS gene encoding glycine--tRNA ligase subunit beta has translation MTTAQMATLLIELGTEELPVKALPGLAQALFDGVLSALEKRGVAVERGAAKPLYTPRRLAVLLPGVAVEQPQQASEVFGPYVNIALDGDGQPTKALLGFAAKAGVEWTALERATDAKGERFVHRAVTSGAQTAALLPEILREAIAGMPIPKPMRWGGHDFAFARPVHWLVMLLGKDVVDGEAFGIRADRFSRGHRFLHDRQVWISTPDDYVEALRGAKVLVDAQERRARIVAEVEAAAKAAGGSARIDADNLQQVVCLVEWPKAVSCAFEEEFLAVPQEALVATMEANQKFFPVLDDAGRLTSRFIGIANIEPKDDSEIRKGYERVIRPRFADAKFFFVEDMKQGLDSMNAGLASVTYQAKLGTVADKVARVAALAEAIAPQVGVNAALARRAALLSKADLQSRLVNEFPELQGIAGRHYAMQDASLSDLSHEDRVAVANALDEAWQPRFAADDIALSALGKVLAIAERLDTLAGGFAAGLKPTGNKDPFALRRNALGLARTVIESGLELDIVQLIDRAVDHLPESAKSEPASGTERMAPTLYIYDFILDRLKGYYAEKGVPVQQFNAVAQLEPRSLYDLDRRIDAIGIFAQLPEAEALAAANKRILNILRKADEEIPAIEDKALLQEPAELALAEAVEAVYAETGHALAKGDYVDALAHLARLRPRVDAFFDAVMVNVEDAALRSNRLALLKRLADRLGSVAAIEHLSA, from the coding sequence TGTTCGACGGCGTGCTCTCGGCGCTGGAAAAGCGTGGCGTGGCGGTCGAGCGTGGCGCGGCGAAGCCGCTGTACACGCCGCGGCGGCTCGCGGTGCTGCTGCCGGGCGTGGCGGTCGAGCAGCCGCAACAGGCCTCGGAGGTCTTCGGCCCTTACGTGAACATCGCGCTCGACGGCGACGGCCAGCCGACGAAGGCACTGCTGGGCTTCGCGGCGAAGGCCGGCGTCGAGTGGACCGCACTCGAACGCGCCACCGATGCCAAGGGCGAGCGCTTCGTGCATCGCGCGGTGACCTCCGGCGCGCAGACCGCCGCGTTGCTGCCGGAGATCCTGCGCGAGGCGATCGCCGGCATGCCGATCCCCAAGCCGATGCGCTGGGGCGGCCACGATTTCGCCTTCGCGCGGCCGGTGCACTGGCTGGTGATGCTGCTGGGCAAGGACGTGGTCGACGGCGAGGCGTTCGGCATCCGTGCCGACCGCTTCAGCCGCGGTCACCGCTTCCTGCACGACAGACAGGTCTGGATCTCCACGCCGGACGACTACGTCGAGGCGCTGCGCGGGGCGAAGGTGCTGGTGGACGCGCAGGAGCGGCGCGCGCGCATCGTCGCCGAAGTGGAGGCGGCGGCGAAGGCGGCCGGTGGTTCCGCGCGCATCGACGCCGACAACCTGCAGCAGGTGGTGTGCCTGGTGGAGTGGCCGAAAGCGGTGTCCTGCGCGTTCGAGGAGGAATTCCTCGCGGTGCCGCAGGAAGCGCTGGTGGCGACCATGGAAGCCAACCAGAAGTTCTTCCCGGTGCTCGACGACGCCGGCCGGCTGACCTCGCGCTTCATCGGCATCGCCAACATCGAACCGAAGGACGATTCGGAGATCCGCAAGGGCTACGAGCGCGTGATCCGCCCGCGCTTCGCCGATGCGAAGTTCTTCTTCGTCGAGGACATGAAGCAGGGCCTGGATTCGATGAACGCGGGCCTGGCGAGCGTGACCTACCAGGCGAAGCTGGGCACGGTGGCCGACAAGGTCGCGCGCGTGGCGGCGCTGGCGGAAGCCATCGCGCCCCAGGTCGGCGTGAACGCGGCGCTGGCCCGGCGCGCGGCGCTGCTGTCGAAGGCCGACCTGCAGTCGCGGCTGGTCAACGAGTTCCCCGAACTGCAGGGCATCGCCGGACGCCACTACGCGATGCAGGATGCCTCACTGTCCGACCTGTCGCACGAGGACCGCGTGGCCGTGGCCAACGCCCTCGACGAGGCCTGGCAACCGCGCTTCGCCGCCGACGACATCGCGCTCTCTGCGCTGGGCAAGGTGCTGGCGATCGCGGAGCGGCTCGATACGCTGGCGGGCGGTTTCGCCGCGGGACTGAAGCCGACGGGCAACAAGGATCCGTTCGCGTTGCGGCGCAATGCGCTGGGGTTGGCGCGGACGGTGATCGAGAGTGGGCTCGAACTCGACATCGTGCAACTGATCGACCGGGCCGTCGATCACTTGCCCGAGTCAGCAAAGTCAGAGCCTGCTTCCGGCACGGAGAGAATGGCGCCGACCCTCTACATTTACGACTTCATTCTCGACCGGCTGAAAGGTTATTACGCCGAAAAGGGCGTGCCCGTGCAGCAGTTCAATGCCGTCGCTCAGCTGGAGCCAAGATCGCTCTACGACCTGGACCGCCGCATCGACGCCATCGGCATCTTCGCCCAGCTGCCCGAGGCCGAGGCGCTGGCGGCGGCCAACAAGCGCATCCTCAACATCCTGCGCAAGGCGGACGAGGAGATCCCTGCGATCGAGGACAAGGCGCTGCTTCAGGAGCCCGCCGAACTCGCGCTGGCCGAGGCGGTGGAAGCCGTGTACGCCGAGACCGGCCATGCGCTGGCGAAGGGCGACTACGTCGACGCGCTCGCCCACCTGGCGCGGCTGCGGCCGCGGGTCGACGCATTCTTCGACGCGGTGATGGTCAATGTCGAGGACGCGGCCCTGCGCAGCAACCGCCTCGCCCTGCTCAAGCGCCTCGCCGACCGCCTCGGCAGCGTCGCCGCGATCGAGCACCTGTCCGCCTGA
- a CDS encoding autotransporter assembly complex protein TamA: protein MRLPHRILAIAALCLFAAGTARAVEVGTVEILGLDEEMTQNVRVSLSLVEAAGQDLSGRRMAYLVREVEDETREALEPFGFYSPTIEVERSRANGSVSVTVRVDPGEPVRVRNSDIAILGEGGSDRYLQADVDEFIPSPGAIFNHADYEASKIRISRRLTERGYFDADFSSRRVEVTRAEQAADIELVWTSGDRYDMGPTIFEQERTIVGDDLLENLVYWEEGEYYHQGRLDRLRTSLTRLDYFGNIEITPDPANAVDKRVPVTVRLTPAKRSIYTAGLSYGTDSGAGVRLGVERRYVNLRGHKALAQLDYAQKRKTLTLQYRIPAFAWRDGWYTFSAQAYDEQTDYIDTRRVEFVASRSGQFNRYLNLVASVHALRERWLYAEVGRDGLQEAPDYRYATFTFPSLRAEYVNVDDRVFPRSGVGGSLTLRSGVEGAGSDANFAQLHARASTFKGIGENSRLIIRGEAGYTWTDALVDLPPSLRFYAGGDRSIRGYEWREVGPRIDTDEGRYAIGAKNVVTASIEFEHYFLGPWGAAVFVDGGSAFDGTSPDWHTGVGIGARWRSPVGPLKIDLARGLDQPDSPFTVGLSIGAEF from the coding sequence ATGCGCCTCCCCCACCGCATCCTCGCCATCGCCGCGCTGTGTCTGTTCGCGGCCGGAACGGCACGGGCGGTCGAGGTCGGCACGGTGGAGATCCTCGGCCTGGACGAGGAGATGACGCAGAACGTGCGCGTCTCGCTGTCGCTGGTGGAGGCGGCGGGCCAGGACCTCAGCGGCCGCCGCATGGCCTACTTGGTGCGCGAGGTGGAGGACGAAACGCGCGAAGCGCTGGAACCGTTCGGCTTCTATTCGCCCACGATCGAGGTCGAGCGCAGCCGCGCCAACGGCAGCGTCTCGGTGACGGTCCGGGTCGATCCTGGCGAGCCCGTGCGGGTGCGCAACTCGGACATCGCGATCCTCGGCGAGGGCGGAAGCGACCGCTACCTGCAGGCCGATGTCGACGAGTTCATCCCCTCGCCCGGCGCGATCTTCAACCATGCCGACTACGAGGCCAGCAAGATCCGCATCAGCCGCCGCCTGACCGAGCGCGGCTACTTCGACGCCGACTTCTCCTCGCGCCGGGTCGAGGTGACGCGCGCCGAACAGGCCGCGGACATCGAGCTGGTCTGGACCAGCGGCGACCGCTACGACATGGGCCCGACCATCTTCGAACAGGAACGCACCATCGTCGGCGACGACCTGCTGGAGAATCTGGTCTACTGGGAAGAAGGCGAGTACTACCACCAGGGCCGCCTCGACCGGCTGCGCACCTCGCTCACCCGGCTCGACTACTTCGGCAACATCGAGATCACGCCCGATCCCGCCAACGCGGTCGACAAGCGGGTCCCGGTGACGGTCAGGCTCACCCCGGCCAAGCGCAGCATTTATACCGCCGGCCTGAGCTACGGCACCGACAGCGGCGCGGGCGTGCGCCTGGGCGTGGAACGACGCTACGTCAACCTGCGCGGCCACAAGGCGCTGGCGCAGCTGGACTACGCGCAGAAGCGAAAGACGCTCACGCTGCAGTACCGCATCCCGGCCTTCGCCTGGCGCGACGGCTGGTACACCTTCAGCGCGCAGGCCTACGACGAGCAGACCGACTACATCGACACCCGCCGGGTCGAGTTCGTCGCCAGCCGCAGCGGCCAGTTCAACCGCTACCTGAACCTCGTCGCCTCGGTGCACGCGCTGCGCGAGCGCTGGCTGTACGCGGAGGTCGGCAGGGACGGCCTGCAGGAGGCGCCGGACTACCGCTATGCCACGTTCACGTTCCCGTCGCTGCGCGCCGAGTACGTCAACGTCGACGACCGGGTCTTCCCGCGCAGTGGCGTCGGCGGCTCGCTGACCCTGCGCAGCGGCGTGGAAGGCGCCGGCTCCGACGCCAATTTCGCGCAGTTGCATGCCCGCGCATCGACCTTCAAGGGCATCGGAGAGAACAGCCGCCTGATCATCCGCGGCGAGGCGGGATACACCTGGACCGATGCGCTGGTGGACCTGCCGCCGAGCCTGCGCTTCTACGCGGGCGGCGATCGCAGCATCCGTGGCTACGAATGGCGCGAGGTCGGCCCGCGCATCGACACCGACGAGGGCCGCTACGCGATCGGCGCGAAGAACGTGGTGACCGCGAGCATCGAGTTCGAACACTATTTCCTCGGTCCCTGGGGAGCGGCGGTGTTCGTCGACGGGGGCAGCGCGTTCGACGGCACCTCGCCGGACTGGCACACCGGCGTCGGCATCGGCGCTCGCTGGCGCTCGCCTGTGGGGCCGCTGAAGATCGACCTCGCGCGCGGCCTCGACCAGCCCGACTCGCCGTTCACCGTCGGCCTCAGCATCGGCGCGGAGTTCTGA